From Nevskiales bacterium, one genomic window encodes:
- a CDS encoding lysophospholipid acyltransferase family protein, which produces MPQLLKLLGRLPLPLLHLLGVTIGTLLWWLPSKRRRVALRNISACLPELAPAEQRRLAHRALIHEVLTLLECPYLWFAPAEKVLALIRERRGAELVDQALRQGKGVILLTPHLGSWEAAGMTQPLLHPLTALYKPQKGAVNRVIYQGRARFGCKLVATEGGKMRQVLRPLLQNHEAVYFMPDQDPPQGRGVFVPFFGVLAHTPVLVSKLVQHTGAPVVYFYGERLPWGRGFIVHYRPAPPQIHDPDLMISAAAVNAGLEACIRECPEQYWWGYERFRRRPPGERGFY; this is translated from the coding sequence CGTGACGATCGGCACTCTGCTGTGGTGGCTGCCGAGCAAGCGCAGGCGGGTGGCGCTGCGCAACATCTCCGCCTGCCTGCCGGAACTGGCGCCCGCCGAGCAGCGCCGCCTGGCCCACCGGGCGCTGATCCATGAAGTGCTGACGCTGCTGGAGTGTCCGTATCTGTGGTTCGCACCCGCCGAGAAGGTGCTGGCGCTGATCCGCGAGCGGCGCGGTGCAGAGCTGGTAGACCAGGCGCTACGACAGGGCAAAGGCGTGATTTTGCTGACACCTCATCTGGGCTCCTGGGAGGCGGCCGGGATGACGCAACCCCTGCTGCATCCGCTGACAGCGCTATACAAGCCGCAGAAGGGCGCCGTCAACCGCGTGATCTACCAAGGCCGCGCGCGTTTCGGCTGCAAGCTGGTCGCCACCGAGGGCGGCAAGATGCGCCAGGTGCTGCGACCGCTGCTGCAGAACCATGAAGCCGTGTACTTCATGCCGGACCAGGACCCGCCGCAGGGTCGCGGGGTGTTCGTACCCTTCTTCGGCGTGCTCGCGCACACGCCGGTACTGGTATCCAAGCTGGTGCAGCACACCGGCGCACCGGTCGTATATTTCTACGGCGAGCGGCTGCCCTGGGGGCGTGGCTTCATCGTGCATTACCGGCCCGCGCCGCCGCAGATCCACGACCCCGACCTTATGATCTCCGCCGCCGCGGTCAATGCCGGCCTCGAGGCCTGCATTCGCGAGTGCCCTGAGCAATACTGGTGGGGCTACGAGCGCTTCCGCCGGCGCCCGCCGGGCGAGCGCGGTTTCTACTGA
- the dctP gene encoding TRAP transporter substrate-binding protein DctP, which yields MKRRDLIKSLGAGTLLAGGLAACGRQTAGPAGADGPRAKLRWNMVTTWPKNFPGLGSGAEYLAKLIGELSEGRLTVHVYGAGERVPALEVFDAVSRGAAEMGHGAAYYWKGKSPAAPFFTSVPFGLTAQEMNGWLYFGGGLELWRELYAPFNLIPFEAGNTGTQMGGWFRREIRSLADLKGLKMRIPGLGGEVLQRLGVTTVNIPGGELFTAMQSGTIDATEWVGPYNDLAFGLHKTARYYYYPGWQEPGPTLECIVNKQAFEALPADLQAVIRCACQATGLNMLAEYAARNQAALDTLVREHGVQLRPFPDDVMQALRETSAQVLKELVANDAFSRKVYDSVERFRRNSVAATAIAEKAYLDRRGLESR from the coding sequence GTGAAACGCCGCGATCTCATCAAGTCACTCGGCGCCGGCACGCTGCTGGCCGGCGGCCTGGCCGCCTGCGGCCGGCAGACGGCCGGCCCTGCGGGGGCCGACGGACCGCGCGCCAAGCTGCGCTGGAACATGGTCACCACCTGGCCCAAGAACTTCCCCGGTCTGGGCAGCGGCGCCGAATACCTGGCCAAGCTCATCGGCGAGTTGAGCGAAGGGCGCCTCACGGTGCACGTCTACGGTGCCGGCGAGCGCGTGCCGGCGCTGGAGGTGTTCGACGCGGTGTCGCGCGGCGCGGCGGAAATGGGCCATGGCGCCGCCTACTATTGGAAGGGCAAATCGCCGGCCGCGCCCTTCTTCACCTCGGTGCCCTTCGGCCTGACCGCGCAGGAAATGAACGGCTGGCTGTATTTCGGCGGCGGACTGGAACTGTGGCGCGAGCTGTACGCGCCCTTCAATCTGATTCCCTTCGAGGCCGGCAACACCGGCACGCAGATGGGCGGCTGGTTCCGCCGCGAGATCCGCTCGCTGGCCGACCTCAAGGGCCTGAAGATGCGCATCCCGGGGCTCGGCGGCGAGGTGCTGCAGCGGCTCGGCGTCACCACGGTCAACATCCCGGGCGGCGAGCTGTTCACGGCGATGCAGTCCGGCACCATCGACGCCACCGAGTGGGTCGGACCCTATAACGACCTCGCTTTCGGCCTGCACAAGACCGCCCGGTATTACTACTATCCCGGCTGGCAGGAGCCGGGACCGACGCTCGAATGCATCGTCAACAAGCAGGCGTTCGAGGCCCTGCCCGCGGACCTGCAGGCCGTGATCCGCTGCGCCTGCCAGGCCACCGGCCTGAACATGCTGGCCGAATACGCCGCACGCAACCAGGCCGCGCTCGACACGCTGGTGCGCGAACACGGCGTGCAGCTGCGGCCTTTCCCTGACGATGTGATGCAAGCGCTGCGCGAGACCTCGGCGCAGGTGCTCAAAGAGCTGGTCGCCAACGACGCCTTCAGCCGCAAGGTCTACGACTCGGTCGAACGGTTCCGTCGCAACTCGGTCGCCGCCACCGCCATCGCCGAGAAGGCCTATCTCGATAGGCGCGGGCTCGAGAGCCGCTA